A single window of Eucalyptus grandis isolate ANBG69807.140 chromosome 1, ASM1654582v1, whole genome shotgun sequence DNA harbors:
- the LOC104415741 gene encoding uncharacterized protein At1g28695-like: MSRRTQFLGSVLKQGNSFIFTDTDVLWLRDPFPRSNNRSIAIFDEWYARRNVSSGIKEQDVLRQIRKEGMFRTLGFSVRYWDTDYFSGFCNNSRDVRAVITVHANCYRTIAAKVADLTKVLHDWKRFIRSPSSSSSSSTKGTAAFRWSAHVACRHSWDSWH, encoded by the exons ATGTCGAGGCGAACACAGTTCCTTGGGAGTGTGCTCAAACAAGGCAACAGCTTCATATTCACG GACACTGATGTATTGTGGCTAAGAGATCCGTTCCCTCG ATCCAACAACCGGAGCATCGCCATATTCGACGAGTGGTACGCCAGGAGAAATGTTTCCTCTGGAATCAAGGAACAGGATGTGTTGAGACAGATCAGGAAGGAAGGCATGTTCCGGACGTTGGGATTCTCTGTCAGGTACTGGGACACTGACTATTTCAGCGGGTTCTGCAATAATAGCCGAGATGTAAGGGCCGTGATCACGGTCCATGCCAATTGCTACCGCACAATCGCAGCCAAAGTCGCCGATCTCACGAAGGTCCTCCACGACTGGAAGAGGTTCATCAGGagcccttcctcctcctcctcctcctccaccaagGGCACGGCAGCATTCCGGTGGTCCGCACATGTCGCATGTCGGCACTCATGGGATTCGTGGCACTAA